The Metabacillus litoralis genome contains a region encoding:
- the fabF gene encoding beta-ketoacyl-ACP synthase II, whose product MEKKRVVVTGLGALTPIGNDVQTSWQNAINGVSGVGPITRIDSEPYPAKVAAELKDFDVEQFMDKKDARKMDRFTQYAVAASFMAVKDANLEITDEIAPRVGVWIGSGIGGMETFEQQYRTLLEKGPRRVSPFFVPMLIPDMATGQVSIALGAKGFNSCTVTACATGTNSIGDAYRVIERGEADVMITGGAEAPLTEMSFAGFTANKALSTNPDPKTASRPFDKDRDGFVMGEGAGIIVLEELEHALARGATIYAEIVGYGATGDAYHITAPAPNGEGGSRAMKMAIERSGLNANEIDYINAHGTSTPYNDKFETLAIKEVFGEHANKLAISSTKSMTGHLLGAAGGVEAIFSILAIKEGILPPTINLQTPDPDCDLDYVPNEARKQEINTALSNSLGFGGHNATIIFKKYQA is encoded by the coding sequence ATGGAAAAAAAGCGAGTAGTGGTAACTGGGTTAGGAGCTTTAACTCCAATTGGGAATGATGTGCAAACATCGTGGCAAAATGCGATCAATGGAGTATCAGGAGTTGGTCCGATAACAAGAATTGATTCTGAACCATATCCGGCTAAAGTTGCTGCAGAATTGAAGGATTTTGATGTTGAGCAATTTATGGATAAAAAAGATGCTCGTAAAATGGATCGTTTCACACAATATGCTGTTGCAGCATCATTTATGGCTGTAAAGGATGCGAATTTAGAAATAACAGACGAAATCGCTCCACGTGTTGGAGTTTGGATTGGTTCTGGTATTGGCGGAATGGAAACATTTGAACAGCAATATAGAACGTTATTAGAAAAGGGACCAAGACGTGTTAGTCCATTTTTCGTACCGATGCTAATACCTGATATGGCTACAGGTCAGGTTTCAATCGCATTAGGTGCCAAAGGATTTAACTCTTGTACAGTAACAGCTTGTGCAACCGGAACAAATTCTATTGGAGATGCTTACCGTGTTATCGAGCGTGGAGAAGCGGATGTGATGATCACTGGTGGGGCAGAGGCTCCTTTAACTGAAATGTCATTTGCAGGCTTTACTGCGAACAAGGCATTATCTACTAATCCAGATCCTAAAACAGCAAGCCGTCCATTTGATAAAGATCGCGATGGCTTTGTTATGGGGGAAGGTGCTGGGATTATTGTTCTTGAAGAATTAGAGCATGCGCTAGCACGTGGTGCAACTATTTATGCTGAAATTGTTGGGTATGGCGCAACGGGTGATGCTTATCATATTACAGCACCTGCTCCAAACGGTGAAGGTGGTTCAAGAGCAATGAAAATGGCAATTGAACGCAGTGGCCTAAACGCAAATGAAATTGATTATATTAATGCACATGGTACAAGTACTCCTTATAATGATAAGTTTGAAACATTAGCTATTAAGGAAGTATTCGGTGAACACGCGAATAAGCTTGCAATCAGTTCAACTAAGTCAATGACTGGACACCTATTAGGTGCTGCTGGTGGTGTAGAAGCTATTTTTAGTATTCTCGCTATTAAAGAAGGAATTCTACCACCAACAATCAATTTACAAACTCCAGATCCTGATTGTGACCTGGACTATGTTCCAAACGAAGCACGTAAACAAGAAATCAATACAGCATTGAGCAACTCATTAGGTTTCGGTGGCCACAATGCTACGATTATCTTTAAAAAATATCAAGCATAA
- a CDS encoding DUF2268 domain-containing protein, whose product MSVINTTEWLETTPNQYEICEKLTPYFSKMNARDISNYLHSFGMYKRSPASQDWIDVIKDKRLLHYINDEKKKLKSEWNGPSVPIFVFPVDVHNRKIEMEYRGRSGLAFHDKLFLFLSQDVKKEDIKSLLTHEYHHVCRLAAITKPEKDFTIIDTMIMEGLAENAVREKLGEEAVAEWTKLYHPDQCDRFLERIILPQKKTTRQDQKFTQLMFGTGFYPKMLGYAVGYHLVKNYMEKTNKATKALLGIEAEDFIE is encoded by the coding sequence ATGAGTGTTATTAATACTACAGAGTGGCTAGAAACAACCCCAAACCAATATGAAATTTGTGAGAAACTAACACCTTACTTCTCTAAAATGAATGCACGGGACATTTCAAACTATCTCCATTCTTTTGGTATGTATAAAAGATCTCCAGCTAGCCAGGATTGGATTGATGTTATAAAGGATAAACGACTATTACATTACATCAATGATGAAAAAAAGAAGTTAAAAAGTGAATGGAACGGACCTAGTGTCCCTATTTTTGTGTTTCCAGTTGATGTTCATAACAGGAAAATAGAGATGGAGTATAGAGGCCGATCTGGATTAGCTTTTCATGATAAGTTATTTTTATTTCTATCACAAGATGTGAAAAAAGAAGATATAAAGTCATTGCTAACTCATGAATATCATCATGTTTGTCGTTTGGCAGCTATTACAAAACCTGAAAAGGATTTTACGATTATAGATACAATGATAATGGAAGGATTAGCAGAAAATGCCGTTCGTGAAAAACTCGGTGAAGAGGCGGTAGCAGAATGGACGAAGCTTTATCATCCTGATCAATGTGACCGTTTCTTAGAAAGAATAATTTTGCCCCAGAAAAAAACGACTCGGCAAGATCAAAAGTTTACACAGCTTATGTTTGGAACTGGTTTTTATCCCAAAATGCTAGGGTATGCAGTAGGTTATCATCTAGTGAAAAATTATATGGAGAAAACGAACAAGGCGACAAAAGCACTTTTAGGGATTGAAGCCGAGGATTTTATTGAATAA
- a CDS encoding YjbA family protein, with protein sequence MLFLHDVWVNWFEGEENGYNVCHFHEWRKDDSVELLDQVPLLKVNSLLFDYIENNLAELPPGLLKDIFQKAYIRKNHERIQLDYCFVVTDGIGILAVDTIGYTIPIRKSRIIPRQEQLVFEMVKDIEPEEYSIEMLSEEDEKEYHILSLAPQHMRGLTRKERQLKQLLFMALDQLQATKNAAEVKYWYTEWNPTKYEDIQQREFDEVWRQLYEETIHGWSPKHIQLCERLIKGQPFFEKLWDMEHESKVN encoded by the coding sequence ATGTTATTTCTTCATGATGTTTGGGTAAATTGGTTTGAAGGTGAAGAGAACGGGTACAACGTCTGTCATTTTCATGAATGGAGAAAGGATGACAGTGTTGAACTTCTTGATCAGGTTCCCCTATTAAAGGTTAATTCCTTACTTTTTGACTACATAGAAAACAACTTAGCGGAGTTACCACCTGGTCTACTAAAAGATATTTTCCAAAAGGCTTATATTCGTAAAAATCATGAAAGAATACAGTTGGATTATTGTTTTGTTGTTACAGATGGAATTGGTATTCTTGCAGTTGACACAATTGGTTATACAATTCCTATTCGTAAAAGCCGAATCATTCCAAGACAGGAGCAACTAGTATTTGAAATGGTAAAGGATATTGAGCCTGAAGAGTATTCAATTGAAATGTTAAGTGAAGAAGATGAAAAAGAATATCATATTTTATCGTTGGCACCTCAACATATGAGAGGGTTAACAAGAAAAGAGCGCCAATTAAAGCAATTATTATTTATGGCACTTGATCAGTTACAAGCAACTAAAAATGCCGCAGAGGTAAAGTATTGGTATACTGAATGGAATCCAACTAAATATGAGGATATCCAGCAACGAGAGTTTGATGAAGTATGGAGACAATTATATGAAGAAACGATACATGGATGGTCTCCAAAGCATATCCAGTTATGTGAGCGATTAATTAAAGGACAACCTTTCTTTGAGAAGCTCTGGGATATGGAACATGAATCAAAAGTTAATTAA
- the trpS gene encoding tryptophan--tRNA ligase, with translation MKTIFSGIQPSGSVTLGNYIGALRQFVDLQDEYNCYFCIVDQHAITVPQDRLALRKNIRSLAALYLAVGLDPEKVTLFIQSEVPAHAQAGWMLQCVAYIGELERMTQFKDKSHGKEAVVAGLLTYPPLMAGDILLYNTDLVPVGEDQKQHLELTRDIAERFNKKYNDIFTVPEVRIPKVGARVMSLADPTKKMSKSDPNQKAFITLLDDPKQIEKKIKSAVTDSEGIVKYDKENKPGISNLLSIYSIFTNESIEEIEARYEGKGYGDFKADVANVVVNTLAPIQEKYHQLMESEELDQILDRGAEKANAVASKMIKKMENAMGLGRKRK, from the coding sequence ATGAAAACAATTTTTTCAGGAATTCAGCCTAGCGGCTCAGTAACGTTAGGAAATTACATTGGGGCATTACGACAATTTGTTGATTTACAGGATGAATACAATTGTTATTTTTGTATAGTCGATCAACATGCAATTACTGTTCCTCAGGATCGATTAGCTCTTCGTAAAAACATTCGTAGTCTCGCAGCCCTTTACCTTGCTGTTGGGCTTGACCCAGAAAAAGTAACATTATTTATTCAATCAGAGGTTCCTGCCCATGCCCAAGCTGGATGGATGTTACAATGTGTTGCCTATATCGGCGAACTTGAAAGAATGACTCAATTCAAGGACAAATCTCATGGGAAAGAAGCAGTTGTTGCTGGATTGCTCACATATCCACCACTAATGGCAGGAGATATTCTTTTATATAATACAGACCTAGTCCCAGTTGGTGAGGATCAAAAGCAGCATCTGGAATTAACAAGAGATATAGCGGAGCGCTTTAATAAGAAATACAACGATATTTTCACCGTTCCGGAAGTTCGTATTCCAAAAGTAGGTGCCCGTGTAATGTCACTCGCTGATCCTACAAAAAAAATGAGTAAATCAGATCCGAATCAAAAAGCATTTATTACTTTATTAGACGACCCAAAACAAATTGAGAAAAAGATTAAAAGTGCAGTAACTGATTCAGAAGGTATCGTTAAATATGATAAAGAAAATAAACCAGGTATTTCTAACTTACTATCGATTTATTCCATCTTTACGAATGAATCAATTGAAGAAATTGAAGCTCGTTATGAAGGAAAAGGATACGGAGACTTTAAAGCGGATGTTGCAAATGTAGTAGTTAATACACTTGCACCTATTCAGGAAAAATACCATCAATTAATGGAATCAGAAGAATTAGATCAAATATTAGACAGAGGTGCGGAAAAGGCAAATGCCGTTGCAAGCAAAATGATTAAGAAAATGGAGAATGCAATGGGACTTGGTCGTAAGCGAAAATAA
- a CDS encoding DUF3899 domain-containing protein, with product MPDKKSFTLVIVSLILSILLSFFIYQKLTLLSFINISFFFGAGLLFIAFLTLTVKGGFFDGITYGFRRMFVSKGKELSKQEVDEMTPVSELLTFNHSPFLISGIIVTVIMTLATILYYL from the coding sequence ATGCCCGATAAAAAATCGTTTACGCTTGTTATTGTGTCTTTAATTTTGTCAATCTTACTATCGTTTTTTATTTACCAGAAATTGACGTTGCTTTCATTTATTAATATTTCTTTTTTCTTTGGAGCTGGCTTGCTTTTTATTGCCTTCTTAACACTTACTGTTAAAGGGGGATTCTTTGATGGAATAACATATGGATTTAGAAGAATGTTTGTATCAAAAGGAAAAGAATTATCAAAGCAAGAGGTAGATGAAATGACTCCTGTTTCGGAGCTGCTCACATTTAACCACTCCCCGTTTTTAATTAGTGGGATTATCGTAACTGTGATTATGACCCTAGCAACAATCCTTTATTATTTATAG
- a CDS encoding peptide ABC transporter substrate-binding protein, translating to MKKSKFFLLLALSLVLSMFLAACNGGGDTTTETEGDKDTAEETVAQELKVLETSEIPSMDSVMAQDSASFTALANTMEGLYRLDQDQNPVPGMADGEPEVSEDGLVYTVKLKDAKWSNGDAVTADDFVFAWQRAIDPATASPYGPYMMEGKIKGAKEITEAAAAGKEVDLNTLGVKAIDEKTLEITLEKPVPYFESLMAFGTFYPQNRKFVEEQGDKYATSQDTLVYNGPFVMTNWGGTTATEWTMEKNTEYWDAETVSLETIQYNVLKDPQASANAYETGEADITGKLASDIVPQYEGDPNLVKWLEPTIFWIKMNQQNEALANENIRRAIATAFNKEDLATSILNNGSVPANYAVPAGFVNHPDTGEDFREANGDLLTYNVEEAKKLWEQGLKELGTDSVELVYLGGDTETSKKTDAYIKDQLEKNLPGLTVDVQSVPFSVRLDRDVKMDYDLQFAGWGPDYQDAISFSDLWITEGGNNKMAYSNEQYDKLLEDAQYTYATEPAKRFEALQQAEKILLEEDAALAPVYQRSSNVLVADKVEGFTYHFIGPEYSYKWVKIK from the coding sequence GTGAAAAAGTCGAAATTTTTTCTACTTTTAGCATTATCGCTAGTACTTAGCATGTTCTTAGCAGCATGTAACGGCGGTGGTGACACAACTACTGAGACTGAAGGCGACAAAGATACGGCTGAAGAAACAGTAGCGCAAGAACTAAAGGTTTTAGAAACATCTGAAATTCCATCTATGGATAGCGTTATGGCACAAGACTCTGCGAGTTTTACAGCTTTAGCTAATACTATGGAAGGGTTATACCGTTTAGACCAAGATCAAAATCCTGTTCCTGGTATGGCTGATGGTGAGCCTGAAGTAAGTGAAGATGGACTTGTTTACACTGTTAAATTAAAAGATGCTAAATGGTCAAACGGAGATGCTGTTACGGCAGATGACTTCGTATTTGCATGGCAACGTGCGATTGACCCAGCAACTGCTTCTCCTTATGGTCCTTACATGATGGAAGGAAAAATCAAAGGAGCAAAAGAAATTACTGAAGCTGCTGCGGCAGGTAAAGAAGTAGATCTTAACACTTTAGGTGTTAAAGCTATTGACGAAAAAACTCTTGAAATTACTCTAGAAAAACCAGTACCATATTTCGAATCTTTAATGGCATTTGGTACTTTCTATCCTCAAAACAGAAAGTTTGTTGAGGAGCAAGGCGATAAATATGCAACTTCTCAAGATACATTAGTTTATAATGGTCCATTTGTTATGACAAACTGGGGTGGAACAACTGCTACAGAATGGACAATGGAAAAAAATACTGAGTATTGGGATGCTGAAACAGTATCTTTAGAAACAATTCAATACAACGTATTAAAAGATCCACAAGCTTCTGCTAACGCTTACGAAACTGGCGAAGCAGATATCACTGGTAAATTAGCATCAGATATCGTACCACAATATGAAGGTGACCCTAACCTTGTTAAATGGTTAGAGCCAACAATCTTCTGGATCAAAATGAATCAACAAAATGAAGCATTAGCAAACGAAAACATTCGTCGTGCGATTGCAACTGCGTTTAACAAAGAAGATTTAGCAACAAGCATTTTAAATAACGGTTCTGTACCTGCAAACTATGCAGTTCCAGCTGGTTTCGTTAACCACCCTGACACTGGTGAAGATTTCCGTGAAGCAAATGGCGATCTTTTAACTTACAATGTTGAAGAAGCTAAAAAGCTTTGGGAGCAAGGTTTAAAAGAACTTGGTACTGACTCTGTTGAATTAGTATACCTTGGTGGAGACACTGAAACTTCTAAGAAAACAGATGCTTATATTAAAGATCAATTAGAGAAAAACCTTCCAGGTTTAACTGTTGATGTTCAATCTGTTCCATTCAGCGTACGTTTAGACCGTGACGTGAAAATGGATTATGATTTACAATTTGCTGGATGGGGTCCAGACTATCAAGATGCGATTTCTTTCTCTGATTTATGGATCACTGAAGGTGGAAACAACAAAATGGCGTATTCTAACGAGCAATATGACAAATTGTTAGAAGATGCTCAATACACTTATGCTACTGAGCCTGCTAAGCGCTTTGAAGCACTTCAACAAGCAGAGAAAATTCTTCTTGAAGAAGATGCAGCACTTGCACCGGTTTACCAACGTTCATCAAACGTTCTTGTAGCAGATAAAGTAGAAGGCTTCACATATCACTTTATTGGTCCTGAGTACAGCTATAAGTGGGTTAAAATTAAATAA
- the opp3b gene encoding oligopeptide ABC transporter permease, with protein MVKYISQRVFYMLVTLILIATFTFFLMKLIPGTPFTNAGKLSEAQLTIMKDKYGLDEPVPVQYLTYMANLAKGDLGVSFQFNNANVTDILMDRIGPSALLGFQAMLFGTIIGIILGVIGALRQNTWVDYSATFIAVIGKSIPSFVFAGLLQYYIGVKLGWFPVAFWRGPEYTVLPTIALSMFPISIAARFMRTEMIEVLGSDYITLAKAKGASAFEVAFKHGLRNALIPVITVLGPLTVSLMTGSLVIEQIFGIPGLGEQFVKSVNVNDYPVIMGTTILFAALFIVVILVVDLLYGLIDPRIRLAGGKK; from the coding sequence ATGGTTAAGTATATTTCCCAGCGTGTATTTTATATGCTCGTTACCCTGATTTTAATTGCCACATTTACTTTTTTCCTCATGAAATTAATCCCTGGTACTCCCTTTACTAATGCAGGTAAGTTATCAGAAGCACAGTTAACAATCATGAAAGACAAGTATGGATTGGATGAGCCTGTGCCGGTACAGTACTTAACGTATATGGCAAATTTAGCAAAAGGTGATTTAGGTGTATCTTTCCAATTCAATAATGCCAATGTAACAGATATTTTAATGGATCGTATTGGACCATCTGCTTTATTAGGTTTCCAGGCTATGCTATTTGGAACAATTATTGGTATTATTCTTGGAGTAATTGGGGCGCTCCGCCAAAATACATGGGTTGATTATAGCGCTACATTTATAGCCGTTATAGGTAAGTCGATTCCTTCTTTCGTATTTGCTGGTTTACTTCAATATTATATCGGAGTTAAATTAGGGTGGTTTCCTGTAGCTTTCTGGCGTGGGCCAGAATATACAGTTCTACCTACGATTGCTTTATCCATGTTCCCGATTTCAATTGCTGCTCGTTTCATGAGAACAGAAATGATTGAGGTTTTAGGTTCTGATTATATTACCCTTGCTAAAGCAAAAGGAGCTTCCGCTTTCGAGGTTGCCTTTAAACATGGTTTACGTAATGCGTTAATTCCTGTTATTACAGTATTAGGGCCATTAACAGTAAGTTTAATGACAGGATCATTAGTAATTGAACAAATCTTTGGTATTCCTGGATTAGGGGAACAATTTGTTAAATCAGTTAACGTTAATGACTACCCAGTTATTATGGGAACAACCATTTTATTCGCTGCATTGTTTATTGTCGTTATCTTAGTTGTTGACTTATTGTACGGTCTAATTGATCCACGAATTCGTTTAGCGGGAGGTAAGAAGTAA
- the opp3C gene encoding oligopeptide ABC transporter permease: MSQHEKEISKELFQPANIDASASEEISKPSLTYWQDAWLRVRKNTAAIISLVVLILLTILSLVGPFLNDYDYSTQTATHANLPPRVQGLEDISWLPFDGTLTKKNGEEYNAYELKNATEEYYWFGTDSLGRDIFTRVWKGTQVSLYIAVLAAVIDMIIGVAYGAISGYFGGKVDTVMQRIIEILVGIPNLVVVILMIIVLEPGIVSITIALTITGWVGMARVVRGQVLKFKNQEFVLASRTLGAGHSKIILKHLLPNLVGVIIINTMFTIPSAIFFEAFLSFIGLGLQDPLASLGTLIDSGFRTLRLYPYQMLFPAIVISLIMVCFNMIADGLRDALDPKMRD, from the coding sequence ATGTCACAGCATGAAAAAGAAATTTCAAAAGAATTGTTTCAACCCGCTAATATTGATGCTTCAGCTAGTGAAGAAATTTCAAAGCCCAGTTTGACTTATTGGCAGGATGCATGGTTACGTGTAAGAAAAAATACTGCCGCTATTATAAGCTTGGTTGTACTTATCTTGTTAACTATTCTTTCTTTAGTTGGACCTTTCTTAAATGATTATGATTACAGTACTCAAACTGCAACACATGCAAACTTACCACCAAGAGTACAAGGCCTAGAAGATATTAGCTGGCTTCCTTTTGATGGTACACTTACAAAAAAGAATGGCGAAGAATACAACGCATATGAATTAAAGAATGCAACAGAAGAATATTATTGGTTTGGAACAGATAGCCTTGGGCGTGATATTTTCACGCGTGTTTGGAAGGGTACTCAAGTATCATTATATATTGCTGTATTAGCTGCAGTGATTGATATGATTATTGGTGTCGCTTATGGTGCCATTTCGGGTTACTTTGGCGGCAAAGTTGATACTGTTATGCAACGTATAATTGAGATATTAGTAGGTATTCCGAACCTCGTTGTTGTTATCTTGATGATCATAGTGCTCGAACCAGGTATAGTATCGATTACAATTGCCTTGACCATTACAGGTTGGGTAGGTATGGCGAGGGTTGTTCGTGGTCAAGTTCTTAAGTTTAAGAACCAAGAGTTCGTTTTAGCATCACGTACATTAGGTGCCGGTCATTCAAAAATCATTTTAAAACATTTACTTCCTAACTTAGTGGGAGTCATTATTATCAATACAATGTTTACGATTCCAAGTGCAATCTTTTTTGAAGCATTCTTAAGCTTTATTGGATTGGGATTACAAGATCCTTTAGCATCTTTAGGAACATTAATTGATTCTGGTTTTAGAACATTACGTTTATATCCTTATCAAATGTTGTTCCCAGCGATTGTCATCAGTTTAATTATGGTATGTTTCAACATGATTGCTGACGGACTACGTGATGCATTAGATCCAAAAATGCGCGACTAA
- a CDS encoding ABC transporter ATP-binding protein has protein sequence MEKILEVKDLHISFHTFGGEVQAIRGVNFDLFKGETLAIVGESGSGKSVTTKSIMRLLPESNSEIKKGEILFDGKDLAKLPNKAMQKIRGKDISMIFQDPMTSLNPTMKVGKQIVEPITKHQNLSKSAARERAIDLLRLVGIPQPEERFNQYPHQFSGGMRQRVVIAIALACNPKVLIADEPTTALDVTIQAQILELMKDLQKKIDTSIVFITHDLGVVANVADRVAVMYGGKIVEIGTVDEVFYNPQHPYTWGLISSMPSLDSEDAELYAIPGTPPDLLNPPVGDAFAARNEYAMQIDLEQQPPMYQVSPTHYAATWLLHPDAPKVEPPIAVQRRRRQFPGNKEGK, from the coding sequence ATGGAAAAAATATTAGAAGTGAAGGATCTACACATTTCCTTCCACACATTTGGAGGAGAGGTTCAGGCGATTCGAGGTGTAAACTTTGACCTATTCAAAGGGGAAACTCTTGCAATCGTTGGTGAATCCGGATCAGGAAAATCAGTTACAACAAAATCAATTATGCGCCTTTTACCTGAATCTAATTCAGAAATTAAAAAAGGTGAAATTTTATTTGATGGAAAAGATTTAGCAAAGCTTCCTAATAAAGCAATGCAAAAAATTCGTGGTAAAGATATTTCAATGATCTTTCAAGATCCAATGACATCGTTAAATCCAACAATGAAGGTTGGAAAACAAATTGTGGAGCCGATTACAAAGCACCAAAACCTAAGTAAATCGGCAGCAAGAGAACGTGCAATAGATTTATTACGTTTAGTAGGAATTCCGCAACCAGAAGAGCGTTTCAACCAATATCCTCACCAATTTTCAGGTGGTATGAGACAAAGGGTAGTAATTGCAATTGCTCTAGCTTGTAATCCAAAGGTTTTGATTGCCGATGAGCCGACAACTGCTCTAGATGTTACAATTCAAGCACAAATACTTGAATTAATGAAGGATCTTCAAAAGAAAATTGATACGTCCATAGTTTTCATCACTCATGACCTTGGTGTAGTAGCAAATGTTGCTGACCGAGTGGCTGTAATGTATGGAGGAAAAATTGTGGAGATTGGGACAGTGGATGAAGTATTTTATAATCCACAGCATCCATACACATGGGGACTTATCAGTTCAATGCCAAGTCTTGATTCAGAAGACGCAGAATTATATGCAATCCCAGGTACACCACCTGACCTTTTAAATCCACCTGTTGGTGATGCATTTGCTGCTCGTAATGAATATGCTATGCAAATTGATTTAGAACAACAGCCACCGATGTATCAAGTATCACCTACACATTATGCTGCAACATGGTTGTTGCACCCAGATGCGCCTAAAGTTGAGCCACCTATAGCTGTTCAACGCCGTAGACGTCAGTTCCCTGGAAACAAGGAGGGAAAATAA
- a CDS encoding ABC transporter ATP-binding protein, whose translation MAEKKLLEIKNLKQYFNVDKPNEVKAVDNISFDIYKGETLGLVGESGCGKSTTGRTIIRLYDATGGEVLYDGVNVHGKKSKEELKAFNRKMQMIFQDPYASLNPRMKVSDVIAEGIDIHGLAKTKKERMEKVYELLETVGLNREHANRYPHEFSGGQRQRIGIARALAVDPDFIIADEPISALDVSIQAQVVNLMKKLQKDKGLTYLFIAHDLSMVKYISDRIGVMYFGRLVELATADELYNNPIHPYTQSLLSAIPLPDPDYERTRVRKTYDPSQHNYKPDEEVEFREVKPGHFVMCSKAEFEKYQKENGTK comes from the coding sequence ATGGCAGAAAAGAAATTACTTGAAATTAAGAATTTGAAGCAATATTTTAATGTTGATAAGCCGAATGAAGTAAAGGCTGTTGATAATATCTCTTTTGATATTTATAAAGGAGAAACACTTGGTCTTGTAGGGGAATCCGGTTGTGGAAAATCTACAACAGGTCGTACAATTATTCGATTGTACGATGCGACTGGTGGAGAGGTTCTTTATGATGGCGTCAACGTTCATGGAAAGAAATCAAAAGAAGAATTAAAAGCTTTTAACCGTAAAATGCAGATGATTTTCCAAGATCCATATGCATCGTTAAATCCACGTATGAAAGTTTCTGATGTTATTGCTGAAGGAATTGACATTCATGGTCTTGCTAAAACGAAAAAAGAGCGTATGGAAAAGGTTTACGAGCTTTTAGAAACGGTTGGTTTAAACCGTGAGCATGCTAACCGTTATCCACATGAATTCAGTGGTGGACAACGTCAGCGTATCGGAATTGCTCGCGCTCTAGCAGTTGATCCTGATTTCATCATTGCCGATGAGCCGATCTCTGCTTTGGACGTATCTATTCAAGCTCAGGTTGTAAACTTAATGAAAAAGCTTCAAAAGGATAAAGGATTAACATACTTATTTATTGCCCATGATTTATCAATGGTTAAATATATAAGCGACCGTATTGGGGTTATGTATTTCGGTAGACTAGTTGAGCTAGCAACAGCTGATGAGCTATATAATAACCCAATTCATCCTTACACACAGTCTTTATTATCTGCAATCCCTCTACCGGATCCAGATTATGAACGCACTCGTGTGAGAAAAACCTATGACCCAAGTCAGCACAATTATAAACCTGACGAAGAAGTTGAATTCAGAGAAGTAAAGCCAGGACACTTTGTTATGTGTTCAAAAGCTGAATTTGAAAAATACCAAAAAGAAAATGGTACTAAATAA
- a CDS encoding GNAT family N-acetyltransferase, with translation MNWYEKLNQYFPIEEMKSKDHIEALLEEKGDIYHKDEGKKHVLMYAELDDFIFIDYLFVSKDARGEGLGSKLIDKLKKKNKPIILEVEPVNYEDTDTAKRLKFYQRQGFKHANTIGYERRSLATNEVNKLEILYWAPNDESEETIFQAMQRTYKLIHTFKDKELYGESYQPVHEVLSMDEENKHNIFDELS, from the coding sequence ATGAACTGGTATGAAAAGTTAAATCAGTATTTTCCCATCGAAGAGATGAAGTCTAAAGATCACATAGAGGCCTTACTAGAAGAAAAAGGTGACATTTACCATAAAGATGAAGGAAAAAAGCATGTCTTGATGTATGCTGAGCTAGATGATTTTATCTTCATTGATTACCTATTTGTATCAAAAGATGCAAGAGGAGAAGGTCTAGGCAGCAAACTAATTGATAAATTAAAGAAAAAAAACAAACCAATTATCCTCGAAGTTGAACCGGTGAATTATGAAGATACCGATACAGCAAAAAGGCTTAAGTTTTATCAAAGACAAGGGTTTAAACATGCTAATACAATCGGATATGAAAGAAGATCTCTTGCAACAAATGAAGTAAATAAATTAGAGATTCTTTACTGGGCTCCAAATGATGAATCAGAGGAAACAATATTTCAGGCAATGCAAAGAACATATAAACTTATTCATACATTTAAAGATAAAGAATTATATGGTGAATCTTATCAACCTGTTCATGAAGTATTATCAATGGATGAGGAAAATAAACATAACATTTTCGATGAGTTAAGTTAA